One part of the Caproiciproducens sp. CPB-2 genome encodes these proteins:
- a CDS encoding stage III sporulation protein AE, with the protein MKKIVCLAVLLLLMTAFSLPVHAASKQDDYYSRQLQESGAADLADKLPNDTRKALEEMGIEDTNWEGIPSITPKSLFDQILSVVAGKTGEPFRAAVSVIAVMLLCALLNGMKLSFGEKSLGGVIGMVSTLCICVIVVNPIVSCISSAAAVIKTAAGFLLACVPVLAGIMIVAGQPATAGSYNLLMMAAGNVISLLSSNILVPMMNIFLALSIVSAISPNINLNGLCAAFSKAVKWIMGFCMTIFTGLLTMHGIVATALDTTGTRAARFVVSSFVPVVGNALGEALHTINGCVKMLKSGVSAFGLLAGLFVFLPILIQCLVWLLTLQVCIGIGDIFELKEISSLLKASGDVIETLISIILCCMMILMVSTVILLIIGGGS; encoded by the coding sequence ATGAAAAAAATTGTATGCTTAGCCGTTCTGCTGCTCCTGATGACGGCGTTTTCCCTGCCGGTGCACGCCGCGTCGAAACAGGACGATTATTACTCCCGCCAGCTTCAGGAAAGCGGGGCGGCGGACCTTGCGGACAAACTGCCCAATGACACCAGAAAAGCGCTGGAAGAGATGGGAATTGAGGATACCAACTGGGAAGGCATTCCCTCCATCACGCCGAAAAGCCTGTTTGACCAGATCCTTTCCGTGGTAGCGGGCAAAACGGGGGAGCCGTTCCGGGCGGCGGTTTCGGTAATCGCGGTCATGCTTCTGTGCGCGCTTTTGAACGGGATGAAGCTTTCCTTCGGGGAAAAGTCGCTGGGCGGAGTCATCGGCATGGTTTCCACGCTCTGTATCTGTGTGATCGTTGTGAATCCGATTGTGTCGTGTATTTCCAGCGCGGCAGCGGTGATCAAAACGGCCGCCGGGTTTCTGCTGGCCTGTGTTCCGGTCCTGGCGGGAATCATGATCGTGGCCGGACAACCTGCTACGGCCGGTTCCTACAATCTGTTGATGATGGCGGCGGGAAATGTGATTTCTCTACTGTCTTCCAATATTCTGGTTCCGATGATGAATATCTTTCTGGCGCTTTCCATTGTGTCTGCGATTTCCCCGAATATCAACCTGAACGGGCTGTGTGCAGCTTTCAGCAAGGCAGTGAAATGGATTATGGGGTTCTGTATGACCATCTTTACCGGACTGCTGACCATGCACGGCATTGTCGCAACCGCGCTGGACACGACGGGGACCCGCGCGGCAAGGTTTGTCGTCAGCAGTTTCGTACCCGTGGTGGGCAACGCGCTGGGGGAGGCGCTCCATACCATCAACGGGTGCGTCAAAATGCTGAAATCCGGTGTCAGTGCGTTCGGATTGCTTGCGGGGCTTTTTGTTTTCCTGCCGATTCTTATTCAGTGCCTTGTCTGGCTGCTGACCCTTCAGGTCTGCATCGGGATCGGCGATATCTTTGAACTGAAGGAAATCAGCTCGCTGCTGAAGGCTTCGGGAGACGTGATCGAAACGCTGATCAGTATTATTCTGTGCTGTATGATGATCCTGATGGTTTCCACCGTGATTCTGCTGATTATCGGAGGTGGGTCATGA
- a CDS encoding SpoIIIAC/SpoIIIAD family protein, with amino-acid sequence MNMIAVAGIAVIAAILAVMLRRYHQEYSVVVSICAGALILFAILENIAPAVQQINTLLSSAGLSAEYAAILFKSLGICFLAQFAADSCRDAGESALASKVELAGKIAIVVLSLPLFEKIASTAVGLIGG; translated from the coding sequence ATGAATATGATTGCCGTTGCGGGAATTGCAGTGATCGCGGCGATTCTTGCGGTTATGCTGAGGCGGTATCATCAGGAATATTCCGTCGTCGTCAGTATCTGCGCCGGTGCTCTCATCCTGTTTGCGATACTGGAGAATATTGCCCCCGCGGTTCAGCAGATCAATACCCTGCTTTCCTCGGCAGGACTTTCCGCGGAGTACGCCGCAATTCTTTTCAAATCCCTTGGAATCTGCTTTCTGGCGCAGTTCGCCGCCGATTCCTGCCGGGATGCGGGGGAAAGCGCGCTGGCTTCGAAAGTGGAGCTCGCCGGAAAAATCGCGATTGTGGTGTTGTCGCTGCCGCTCTTTGAAAAGATCGCAAGCACGGCGGTAGGATTGATTGGTGGATAA
- a CDS encoding helix-turn-helix domain-containing protein, with protein MPIIINLDVVMAKRKITSGDLAEKVGITPANLSILKNNKAKAIRFSTLEALCRELKCQPADILEYTDTE; from the coding sequence ATGCCCATTATCATTAATTTAGACGTCGTCATGGCGAAGCGGAAAATCACCTCCGGTGATCTTGCGGAAAAGGTAGGAATCACGCCGGCGAATTTATCCATCTTAAAAAACAATAAGGCGAAGGCAATCCGCTTTTCCACTCTGGAAGCTTTGTGCCGTGAGCTGAAGTGCCAGCCCGCGGATATTTTGGAATATACCGATACGGAATAA
- a CDS encoding stage III sporulation protein AB yields MESHRLAVRVEQLERFLRFVSSAQTEIRFSALPVEQIVQRHGSDLEFLRQCGDSFQKSGDFQSAWQAGVKGCAKSGGFNDKDVELLKGFGSGFGVSDTDGQLSHCALYYELTAQNLKEARGEKERKSRLYQMFGVFSGMAAALLLC; encoded by the coding sequence ATGGAGTCGCATAGGCTTGCCGTGCGGGTGGAGCAGCTCGAACGGTTTCTGCGTTTTGTTTCCTCCGCACAGACGGAAATCCGCTTTTCCGCGCTGCCGGTAGAGCAGATCGTGCAGAGGCACGGCAGCGATTTGGAGTTTCTGCGGCAGTGCGGGGACTCTTTTCAAAAGAGCGGAGACTTCCAGTCCGCGTGGCAGGCCGGGGTCAAAGGCTGTGCGAAAAGCGGCGGGTTTAACGATAAAGATGTGGAATTGCTGAAAGGCTTTGGGAGCGGCTTCGGCGTAAGCGATACCGATGGGCAGCTTTCGCACTGCGCTCTCTATTATGAGCTCACAGCCCAGAACCTGAAAGAGGCAAGGGGCGAAAAGGAACGAAAATCAAGGCTGTATCAAATGTTTGGCGTGTTTTCCGGAATGGCGGCGGCACTCCTGCTATGTTAA
- the spoIIIAC gene encoding stage III sporulation protein AC, whose amino-acid sequence MDVDLIFKIAAIGIIVAVLNQLLIRSGREDQAMMTTIAGLIVVLMMIIQQIDALFKSIKSIFGL is encoded by the coding sequence ATGGATGTGGATTTGATTTTTAAAATTGCTGCGATCGGCATCATCGTTGCGGTGCTGAACCAGCTGCTGATTCGTTCGGGCAGGGAAGACCAGGCAATGATGACGACTATTGCCGGTCTGATCGTAGTGCTCATGATGATTATCCAGCAAATAGACGCTCTGTTTAAGTCTATTAAATCCATATTCGGTTTGTAA
- a CDS encoding DUF2975 domain-containing protein, with protein MWNNSKSLTLSIFCTRLFAVLLAVGVCAAPAIVSWYFGDAPTIQALHLPFRVTIYLCAVPGFILLYCLNTLLKNIRVGSVFVLENTKMLRIISWSCIAAGVITFGSGFYYASFFIVAVACAFFALIIRVIKNVFEQAIELKSENDFTI; from the coding sequence ACGCTTTCTATTTTCTGTACCAGACTGTTTGCCGTCCTGCTGGCGGTGGGCGTATGCGCCGCGCCCGCGATTGTCAGCTGGTATTTCGGGGATGCTCCGACGATACAGGCGCTGCACCTGCCGTTTCGCGTCACCATCTATCTTTGCGCGGTACCGGGTTTTATCCTGCTTTACTGCCTGAATACCCTGCTGAAAAATATCCGTGTGGGCAGCGTTTTTGTGCTGGAAAACACAAAAATGCTGCGGATTATTTCCTGGAGCTGTATCGCCGCTGGCGTCATCACTTTTGGTTCGGGCTTTTATTATGCCTCGTTTTTTATTGTCGCGGTAGCCTGCGCTTTCTTTGCGCTGATTATCCGTGTCATTAAAAACGTCTTTGAGCAGGCGATTGAGCTGAAAAGCGAAAATGACTTCACGATTTAA
- a CDS encoding DUF4153 domain-containing protein, which yields MNIAEENGTASVPVTTGAPVLPSTLGYGQIPAAKRSEIPIPFTGTDTLFALLFLVCGYLFVWLITPECFGLGVTLFTAAFCTLVLLYLKNRGKPVPKNSWFWLALVVLSSVNFSLFTNVSLQFLNFLFLMGCAVYWVAVLTSGRMEERLGACFMPDMVNQLFKIPFLNFGCASKIIRRSAVKNKKSRVLLASLGGALAALPVLWIVLSLLMQADGAFQALVKQFYADVGTHIVNFLFRLLPAFLTGSYLFGLLYGNIQKRRADSITAEKAAKFSEKCRVVPTAAAVTGIVLLCILYLIFFGAQTASLFSAFSGQGQNGLTLAEFARRGFFELCKVATINFAVITFSSVLIRREEGEFRLMRAIHIFLSTETLLLIASALSKMILYIARYGLTPKRVYTSWFMAVLAVIFVLIIVSRFKKINLARSIVLTCAVSFLILCYANIDGRIVRYNIGRYQSGTLETVDVGIMYGAPDAAKPYALELYRNTKDASLKKDLENFLRDQNPQKIEFQQMNLQKWTALRLPME from the coding sequence ATGAATATCGCTGAAGAAAACGGGACCGCTTCGGTACCCGTAACCACAGGTGCGCCTGTTTTGCCCTCAACGCTGGGGTACGGCCAAATTCCCGCCGCTAAAAGATCGGAAATCCCGATTCCTTTTACCGGTACGGATACCCTGTTTGCACTGCTGTTTCTGGTGTGCGGTTATCTTTTTGTCTGGCTGATTACGCCGGAATGCTTTGGCTTGGGCGTGACCCTCTTTACCGCTGCGTTTTGTACGTTGGTACTTCTGTACCTGAAAAACCGTGGAAAACCCGTTCCGAAAAACAGCTGGTTCTGGCTGGCTTTGGTGGTTCTGTCGTCCGTCAATTTTTCCCTGTTCACCAATGTCTCTCTGCAGTTTCTCAACTTTCTGTTTTTGATGGGCTGCGCGGTCTATTGGGTCGCGGTACTGACCTCGGGCCGGATGGAAGAAAGGCTGGGTGCCTGTTTTATGCCCGATATGGTGAATCAGCTTTTCAAAATCCCGTTTTTGAATTTCGGCTGCGCTTCCAAAATCATCCGGCGTTCGGCGGTGAAAAACAAGAAAAGCAGGGTCCTTCTGGCTTCACTGGGCGGCGCGCTGGCGGCGCTTCCGGTTCTCTGGATTGTCCTTTCGCTTCTGATGCAGGCGGACGGGGCATTTCAGGCTTTGGTGAAGCAGTTTTACGCCGACGTGGGAACCCATATCGTCAATTTTCTGTTCCGGCTTCTTCCGGCCTTTCTGACGGGAAGCTATCTGTTCGGCCTGCTGTACGGCAATATCCAGAAAAGGCGGGCCGACTCAATTACGGCTGAGAAAGCCGCTAAATTTTCCGAAAAGTGCAGAGTCGTTCCCACGGCCGCCGCTGTAACGGGAATCGTGCTCCTGTGCATTCTGTACCTGATTTTCTTCGGGGCGCAGACAGCCTCCCTGTTCAGCGCCTTTTCGGGGCAGGGGCAGAACGGGCTGACGCTTGCGGAATTTGCCCGGCGGGGGTTCTTTGAGCTCTGCAAAGTCGCGACGATCAACTTTGCCGTGATCACTTTTTCCTCCGTACTGATCCGGAGGGAGGAAGGGGAATTCCGCCTGATGAGGGCCATTCATATTTTCCTTTCAACGGAGACCCTTCTGCTGATTGCTTCCGCCCTCAGCAAGATGATTCTGTATATCGCCCGCTACGGGCTGACCCCGAAACGGGTATATACCAGTTGGTTCATGGCGGTTCTGGCGGTGATTTTTGTCCTTATTATCGTCTCCCGGTTTAAAAAGATCAATCTGGCTCGCAGCATCGTACTGACCTGCGCCGTCAGCTTTCTGATCCTCTGCTACGCAAATATCGACGGAAGGATTGTCAGGTATAATATCGGCCGGTACCAAAGCGGGACGCTGGAAACGGTCGACGTAGGTATCATGTACGGCGCTCCGGATGCTGCAAAGCCCTATGCGCTGGAACTGTACCGGAATACAAAGGATGCTTCCTTAAAAAAGGATCTGGAAAATTTTCTGCGGGATCAGAATCCGCAGAAAATCGAATTTCAGCAGATGAATCTGCAGAAATGGACGGCTCTCCGCCTTCCAATGGAATAA
- a CDS encoding stage III sporulation protein AA, with the protein MDNYSDPRFDSAAKAICGRIAGHFSLLPGDIKKQAQEIRLRVNKPISICCTGGIYFLNQTGRLTCYPGRDAMISTREDIEECFRNICSYSIYSHQNEIKNGFVTLAGGHRVGISGTAVFQNGEITGIRDISSINIRVSREIPGSAAEIFHSLKKEIHSGLLIAGPPASGKTTLLRDIARQLSSGTCGDIRKVVVVDERGELAGICLGIPQNDLGFCCDVLDGYPKAEGIMQAVRCLSPEFIICDELGGNDEVAAVEQSLNAGVSMISSIHAGSIEEFLMKKQAVRLLKTGAFGCVAMLNGHREPGKIQGIYKAGDLLAKIDGRFDSDSRRGACGVYGVA; encoded by the coding sequence ATGGATAACTACAGCGACCCAAGATTTGACTCGGCGGCAAAAGCAATCTGCGGCAGAATCGCAGGCCATTTCTCGCTTTTGCCCGGAGACATTAAAAAACAGGCGCAGGAGATCAGGCTCCGCGTCAATAAACCAATTTCCATCTGCTGTACGGGCGGAATCTACTTTTTGAATCAAACCGGAAGACTGACGTGCTATCCGGGCAGGGATGCCATGATTTCCACCAGGGAAGATATTGAGGAATGCTTCCGGAATATCTGCAGCTATTCGATTTACAGCCATCAGAATGAGATCAAAAACGGGTTTGTCACGCTGGCCGGGGGGCACCGGGTCGGCATCAGCGGAACCGCAGTGTTCCAGAACGGTGAAATTACCGGTATCCGGGATATTTCCTCCATCAACATCCGCGTTTCCCGGGAGATTCCCGGATCGGCTGCCGAAATTTTTCATTCCCTGAAAAAGGAGATTCATTCCGGCCTGCTCATTGCCGGCCCGCCCGCAAGCGGAAAAACCACCCTCCTGCGCGACATTGCCCGCCAGCTGTCCAGCGGCACCTGCGGGGATATCCGGAAGGTGGTCGTGGTCGACGAACGCGGGGAACTGGCCGGTATCTGTCTGGGGATACCGCAGAACGACCTTGGCTTCTGCTGCGACGTGCTGGACGGGTACCCCAAGGCGGAAGGAATCATGCAGGCCGTCCGCTGTCTTTCTCCGGAATTCATAATCTGTGACGAGCTTGGCGGAAACGACGAGGTTGCCGCGGTGGAGCAGAGCCTGAACGCGGGCGTCAGCATGATTTCCTCCATTCACGCGGGCAGCATTGAGGAATTCCTGATGAAAAAACAGGCGGTGCGCCTCTTGAAAACAGGGGCCTTCGGCTGTGTGGCCATGCTGAACGGGCACAGGGAACCGGGAAAAATACAAGGAATTTACAAGGCTGGTGATTTGCTTGCTAAAATTGACGGGCGCTTTGATTCTGATAGCCGCAGGGGCGCTTGCGGGGTATATGGAGTCGCATAG